One region of Ananas comosus cultivar F153 linkage group 9, ASM154086v1, whole genome shotgun sequence genomic DNA includes:
- the LOC109714782 gene encoding 21 kDa protein-like translates to MAAGGGMSRGEAAAVRDCVDMLGDAADELRESAEEMERMKEGRGSGTQEAERFEISNVQTWVSAALTNDDTCLEGFGGDLPSSVSELVRSQVVNVAQLTSNALFFINKLASFEP, encoded by the coding sequence ATGGCCGCCGGCGGCGGCATGAGCCGGGGGGAGGCGGCCGCCGTGCGCGACTGCGTCGACATGCTGGGGGACGCTGCCGACGAGCTCAGAGAGTCCGCGGAGGAGATGGAGCGCATGAAAGAAGGCCGCGGCAGCGGCACGCAGGAGGCGGAAAGGTTCGAGATCAGTAACGTGCAGACATGGGTGAGCGCCGCGCTCACGAACGACGACACCTGCTTGGAGGGGTTCGGCGGCGATCTCCCAAGCAGTGTCAGTGAATTAGTCCGTAGTCAAGTTGTGAACGTCGCGCAGCTGACTAGTAACGCTTTATTTTTCATCAATAAGTTGGCTTCTTTCGAACCGTAA